A genomic window from Helicobacter pylori includes:
- a CDS encoding restriction endonuclease subunit S: MFEKIIIKPLPYQTAQLPKEKTPTHELPALTAGILNQGLNNFVPKENATILKNVISISANGANTGATFYQPHEFCVLQDAYAIEFIGDKKLNDKEYLFFVCAISKVIYNNSKYEWTNKASWNKVKNELISLPLKPTANTQTLEDVDFHFMHTLINALMKQTIQGVVEYCSAKIQATKKAISQETPIQKDSLF, from the coding sequence TTGTTTGAAAAAATTATTATAAAGCCATTACCTTATCAAACTGCACAATTACCAAAGGAAAAAACTCCAACGCACGAATTACCAGCCCTAACCGCAGGAATTTTAAATCAAGGGTTAAATAATTTTGTGCCAAAAGAAAATGCTACGATTTTAAAAAATGTTATTTCAATTTCTGCTAATGGGGCTAACACCGGTGCTACATTTTACCAACCCCATGAATTTTGCGTATTACAAGACGCTTACGCTATTGAATTTATTGGCGATAAAAAGCTTAACGATAAAGAATATTTATTTTTTGTATGTGCTATTTCAAAAGTTATTTATAATAATAGTAAATACGAATGGACCAATAAGGCGAGTTGGAATAAAGTTAAAAACGAGTTAATTTCTCTCCCCCTAAAACCCACCGCTAACACTCAAACCCTTGAGGATGTAGATTTTCATTTCATGCACACTCTCATCAACGCTTTAATGAAGCAAACCATTCAAGGCGTGGTTGAATACTGTAGCGCTAAAATTCAGGCCACAAAAAAAGCCATCAGCCAAGAAACGCCGATTCAAAAAGACTCGTTGTTTTAA
- a CDS encoding restriction endonuclease subunit S: protein MIDPLSSQLNAIKWGEFRLGDLFEASNGDFDIQKRHINHRGEFVITAGLSNNGVLGQSDIKAKVFESHTITIDMFGCAFYRSFPYKMVTHARVFSLKPKFEINHKIGLFLSTLFFGYPKKFGYENMCSWAKIKNDKVILPLKPTANTQTFEDIDFDFMEKFIAELEQCRLAELEAYLKAAGLENTTLSSEEENALNLFNDNNSGGGGGVIPHAA, encoded by the coding sequence GTGATTGACCCCCTTAGTAGCCAACTCAACGCTATTAAGTGGGGCGAGTTTAGATTAGGGGATTTGTTTGAAGCGAGTAATGGCGATTTTGACATCCAAAAACGCCACATTAATCATAGGGGCGAATTTGTCATTACTGCAGGGCTTAGCAATAATGGCGTTTTAGGGCAAAGCGATATAAAAGCAAAAGTTTTTGAAAGCCATACCATTACTATAGACATGTTTGGTTGTGCATTTTATCGCAGTTTTCCTTATAAAATGGTAACACACGCTAGGGTATTTTCTCTCAAACCTAAATTTGAGATTAACCATAAAATCGGCTTGTTTTTATCCACGCTATTTTTTGGTTACCCTAAAAAATTCGGCTATGAAAACATGTGTTCATGGGCAAAAATTAAAAACGATAAAGTCATTCTACCCCTAAAACCCACCGCTAACACTCAAACCTTTGAGGATATAGATTTTGATTTCATGGAAAAATTCATAGCCGAACTTGAGCAGTGTCGGCTCGCCGAACTTGAGGCTTACTTAAAGGCTGCAGGGCTAGAAAACACCACCCTTTCTAGCGAAGAAGAAAACGCCCTTAACCTTTTCAATGACAACAATTCTGGGGGGGGGGGGGGGGTAATACCCCATGCGGCTTAA
- a CDS encoding N-6 DNA methylase, protein MSKTKTPSIEPLIVEKFNNELKSYQLDYKLEQGSLNSEIDEALKNYASKNGGLGGNRPDVKLLLKTQDPSRKLPILIEYKGLKDKLIKLDKNKLVENSKNHEPHYKNIREYALNGALHYANAILHHTSYTECIAIGITGYKDDKGGIRSQIAVYYVNKSNLGMGVDVSKGEQGYSDLSFLSPKHFNDFVKRLDTLSLSDEDLERIKEQKNQEIEDCLTRIHNNIYEKEKIYFGEKDRMCLVVASIIANLGIPNCVTPLNKEDLKSSDEIHQRDGDIMLTKIKSFLVHKQLSEEKRQNIISLLEPLLRNENNNKAVNGESRLKHCFSEIVDSLGFYYKIGLSTDFTGKLFNEMYRWLPFSQDKLNDVVLTPPYVATLLARLSKVNKDSFVWDFATGSAGLLVASMNLMIEDAKKCITSPEELEQKIAHIKAKQLLGIESLPEIHILAVLNMILMGDGSSQILNQNSLSDFDVKVNNEEFKANAFVLNPPYSASGNGMVFVEQALAKMQSGYASVIIQSSTGSGQAKEYNVRILEKHTLLASIKMPLDLFIGKSSVQTHIYVFRVNEKHDAKQRVKFINFSNDGYARANRKKAKASHNLKDMHNAKERYNEVVDLVHIGKSCLKFLSEDDYYESTIDPKNGSDWNQNKPTETKPELEDFKRTIADYLSYEVGLILKNQTPPK, encoded by the coding sequence ATGAGTAAGACCAAAACCCCATCCATTGAACCCTTAATCGTTGAGAAATTCAATAACGAATTAAAAAGTTATCAACTAGACTATAAATTAGAGCAAGGAAGCTTGAATAGTGAAATTGATGAAGCTTTAAAAAATTACGCTTCTAAAAATGGGGGTTTAGGGGGTAACCGCCCTGATGTGAAACTCTTATTAAAGACACAAGATCCTAGCAGAAAGCTACCTATTTTAATAGAATACAAAGGGCTAAAAGACAAGCTCATTAAATTAGACAAAAACAAACTGGTAGAAAACTCTAAAAACCATGAGCCTCATTATAAAAACATTAGAGAATATGCCCTAAATGGGGCCCTACATTACGCTAATGCGATTTTACACCACACGAGCTACACTGAATGCATCGCCATAGGCATCACAGGCTATAAAGATGATAAGGGCGGTATACGCTCTCAAATCGCTGTCTATTATGTGAATAAAAGCAATTTAGGCATGGGGGTAGATGTTTCAAAAGGCGAGCAAGGTTATAGCGATCTCTCCTTTTTAAGCCCTAAACATTTTAATGACTTCGTTAAACGATTAGACACCCTCTCTTTAAGCGATGAAGATTTAGAGCGCATCAAAGAACAAAAAAACCAAGAAATAGAAGACTGCTTGACTCGTATCCACAACAATATTTATGAAAAAGAAAAGATTTATTTCGGCGAAAAAGATCGCATGTGCTTAGTTGTTGCGAGCATTATCGCTAATTTAGGCATCCCTAATTGTGTAACCCCCCTAAACAAAGAAGATTTAAAATCTAGCGATGAGATCCATCAAAGAGATGGCGACATCATGCTCACAAAAATCAAATCCTTTTTAGTGCATAAGCAGTTGTCTGAAGAAAAAAGGCAAAACATTATTTCTTTATTAGAGCCTTTATTAAGAAACGAAAACAACAACAAAGCCGTCAATGGCGAAAGCCGTTTGAAGCACTGTTTTAGTGAAATCGTGGATAGTTTGGGCTTTTATTATAAAATCGGTCTTAGTACGGATTTTACCGGTAAATTGTTCAATGAAATGTATCGCTGGCTACCTTTCTCACAAGACAAATTAAACGATGTGGTACTCACACCCCCTTATGTCGCCACGCTTTTAGCTAGACTTTCTAAAGTCAATAAGGATAGTTTCGTGTGGGATTTTGCTACCGGAAGCGCCGGGCTATTAGTCGCAAGCATGAATTTAATGATAGAAGACGCTAAAAAGTGTATCACTAGCCCAGAGGAATTAGAACAAAAAATCGCCCACATTAAAGCCAAGCAACTTTTAGGGATAGAAAGCTTACCGGAAATCCATATTTTAGCGGTGTTAAACATGATTTTAATGGGCGATGGGAGCAGTCAAATTTTAAACCAAAACAGCTTGAGCGATTTTGATGTCAAAGTCAATAACGAAGAATTTAAAGCCAACGCTTTTGTTTTAAACCCGCCTTATTCTGCTAGTGGTAATGGTATGGTGTTTGTGGAGCAGGCTTTAGCAAAAATGCAAAGCGGTTATGCAAGCGTGATCATCCAATCAAGTACAGGCAGTGGTCAAGCCAAAGAATACAATGTAAGGATTTTGGAAAAACACACGCTTTTAGCGAGCATTAAAATGCCCCTAGATTTATTCATCGGCAAGAGCAGCGTTCAAACCCATATTTATGTTTTTAGGGTCAATGAAAAGCATGACGCTAAGCAAAGGGTGAAATTCATCAATTTTAGTAACGACGGCTACGCTAGAGCAAATCGCAAAAAAGCCAAAGCCAGCCACAATTTAAAAGACATGCACAACGCCAAAGAGCGCTACAACGAAGTCGTGGATTTAGTCCATATTGGCAAATCGTGTTTGAAATTTTTAAGCGAGGATGACTATTATGAAAGCACTATAGACCCCAAAAACGGGAGCGATTGGAACCAAAACAAACCCACCGAGACCAAACCCGAATTAGAGGATTTTAAAAGAACGATAGCCGATTACCTTTCTTATGAAGTGGGCTTGATTTTAAAAAACCAAACGCCCCCAAAGTGA
- a CDS encoding ComF family protein has product MRCLTCLRLSFKPLCQRCLNDLPLSLKVRVLEGVSVYSFYAYSEIEELIKSKYALIGSRILPLLSQKAGAEFVKILQEQGLNIPLYGIAIDDKIKSFYSHSAALLKGFCQGHLKPTYGNLRATNAVSYAGKSLDFRINNPRNFTFKGDKNLDYFLLDDIITTGTTLKEALKYLKSLNIKAHFAIALCDADE; this is encoded by the coding sequence ATGCGTTGTTTAACTTGTTTAAGGCTTTCTTTCAAGCCTCTTTGTCAGCGCTGTTTGAACGATTTGCCCTTAAGCTTAAAAGTAAGGGTTTTAGAGGGCGTGAGCGTGTATAGTTTTTACGCTTATAGCGAAATAGAAGAACTCATTAAAAGCAAATACGCATTGATTGGCTCTCGCATTTTGCCCTTGCTTTCTCAAAAAGCGGGTGCAGAGTTTGTGAAAATCTTGCAAGAACAAGGCTTGAATATCCCCCTTTATGGCATCGCTATTGATGATAAAATCAAATCCTTTTACTCGCATTCAGCCGCGCTTTTAAAAGGCTTTTGTCAAGGCCATTTAAAGCCCACTTATGGGAATTTAAGGGCGACTAACGCTGTTTCGTATGCCGGGAAAAGTTTGGATTTTCGCATCAATAACCCACGAAATTTCACTTTCAAGGGCGATAAAAATTTAGATTATTTCTTGCTAGATGATATTATCACCACCGGCACCACCCTAAAAGAAGCCTTAAAATATCTTAAATCCTTAAACATTAAAGCGCATTTTGCGATCGCGCTTTGTGATGCGGATGAATGA
- the tmk gene encoding dTMP kinase produces MYVVLEGVDGAGKSTQIELLKGAFQNALFTKEPGGTTIGETLRRIALNENMSELARAFLFLSDRAEHAESVIKPALKEKRLIISDRSLISGMAYSQFSSLELNLLATQNILPEKIILLLIDKEGLKERLSLKSLDKIENQGAEKLLQIQKKLKTHAYILKEKFGCEVLELNAKENAKNLHEKITAFIECVV; encoded by the coding sequence ATGTATGTGGTGTTAGAAGGCGTTGATGGCGCGGGCAAAAGCACTCAAATAGAATTGTTAAAAGGCGCGTTTCAAAACGCCCTTTTTACCAAAGAGCCAGGGGGGACAACAATAGGCGAAACTTTAAGGCGTATCGCTTTAAATGAAAACATGAGCGAGTTAGCTAGAGCGTTTTTATTCTTAAGCGATAGGGCTGAGCATGCAGAAAGCGTGATCAAACCGGCTTTAAAGGAAAAGAGACTCATCATTAGCGATAGGAGTTTGATTTCTGGCATGGCTTATAGCCAATTTTCAAGTTTGGAATTAAACCTGCTTGCCACTCAAAACATCTTACCTGAAAAAATCATTCTTTTACTCATAGACAAAGAGGGCTTAAAAGAGCGCTTAAGCCTTAAAAGTTTGGACAAAATAGAAAACCAAGGTGCAGAAAAATTACTCCAAATCCAAAAAAAACTCAAAACGCATGCTTATATTTTAAAAGAAAAATTCGGGTGCGAGGTTTTGGAACTAAACGCTAAAGAAAACGCCAAAAATTTGCACGAGAAAATCACCGCCTTTATTGAATGCGTTGTTTAA
- the coaD gene encoding pantetheine-phosphate adenylyltransferase codes for MQKIGIYPGTFDPVTNGHIDIIHRSSELFEKLIVAVARSSAKNPMFSLKERLEMIQLATKSFKNVECIAFEGLLANLAKEHHCKVLVRGLRVVSDFEYELQMGYANKSLNHELETLYFMPTLQNAFISSSIVRSIIVHKGDASHLVPKEIYPFISKA; via the coding sequence ATGCAAAAAATTGGCATTTACCCCGGCACTTTTGATCCGGTCACTAACGGGCATATAGACATTATCCACCGCTCTAGCGAATTGTTTGAAAAACTCATTGTCGCTGTGGCGCGCTCAAGCGCTAAAAACCCTATGTTCAGTTTAAAAGAGCGTTTAGAAATGATACAGCTCGCCACTAAAAGTTTTAAAAATGTAGAATGCATCGCCTTTGAAGGGCTATTAGCCAACTTGGCTAAAGAGCATCATTGTAAAGTGTTGGTTAGGGGTTTAAGGGTGGTGAGCGATTTTGAATACGAGTTGCAAATGGGCTATGCGAACAAATCCTTAAACCACGAATTAGAGACCTTGTATTTCATGCCCACTTTACAAAATGCATTCATCAGCTCTTCTATTGTGCGATCCATTATTGTGCATAAGGGCGATGCGAGCCATTTAGTGCCTAAAGAAATCTATCCTTTTATCTCAAAGGCTTGA
- a CDS encoding UbiX family flavin prenyltransferase: MKLVLGISGASGIPLALRFLEKLPKEIEAFVVASKNAHIVALEETNINLKNAMKDLRPGATFFNEQDIHASIASGSYGIHKMAIIPASMDMVAKIAHGFGGDLISRCASVMLKEKRPLLIAPREMPLSDIMLENLLKLARSNAIIAPPMMTYYTQSKTLEAMQDFLVGKWFDSLGIDNDLYPRWGMN; the protein is encoded by the coding sequence ATGAAATTAGTTTTAGGCATCAGCGGGGCGAGCGGGATCCCTCTAGCCTTGCGGTTTTTGGAAAAATTACCAAAAGAAATTGAAGCGTTTGTCGTGGCGTCTAAAAACGCGCACATCGTGGCTTTAGAAGAAACCAATATCAACCTTAAAAACGCCATGAAAGACTTACGGCCTGGCGCTACTTTTTTTAACGAGCAAGACATTCATGCAAGCATCGCCTCAGGGAGCTATGGTATCCATAAAATGGCGATCATTCCAGCGAGCATGGACATGGTGGCTAAGATCGCGCATGGCTTTGGGGGGGATTTGATTTCTAGGTGCGCGTCTGTGATGCTTAAAGAAAAGCGCCCCCTACTCATTGCCCCTAGAGAAATGCCTTTAAGCGATATTATGTTAGAAAACTTGCTCAAACTCGCGCGCTCTAATGCAATCATTGCACCGCCCATGATGACTTATTACACCCAAAGCAAGACTTTAGAAGCGATGCAAGATTTTTTAGTGGGGAAGTGGTTTGACAGCCTAGGGATAGACAATGACTTATACCCACGCTGGGGAATGAACTGA
- the flgA gene encoding flagellar basal body P-ring formation chaperone FlgA: MKIFILFFMVLNALLAMDINTLKTEIKAIYLKEYKDLKLEIETINLEIPERFSHSLIISYELNPTNKLKKDGVVFLKLENEPNLRLPVRYSVIGSMQAFKSISAIKKDENITAHNTKKERVAFGALSNPLLEGAIDKVSAKNFIPPDTLLNADKTQDLIIVRKNDIITGVYEEGQISIEISLKALENGSLNQIIQAKNVESNKILKAKVLSSSKVQIL, translated from the coding sequence TTGAAAATTTTCATTCTTTTTTTCATGGTTTTAAATGCGCTATTGGCCATGGATATTAATACGCTTAAAACAGAAATTAAAGCGATTTATCTTAAAGAATACAAAGATTTAAAACTAGAAATTGAAACAATTAATTTAGAAATCCCGGAGCGTTTTTCTCATTCTTTAATCATCAGCTATGAATTAAACCCCACTAACAAGCTTAAAAAAGATGGAGTCGTGTTTTTAAAATTGGAAAATGAGCCTAATTTACGCCTACCGGTGCGTTATAGCGTGATAGGCAGCATGCAAGCTTTTAAAAGCATTAGCGCGATTAAAAAAGATGAAAACATCACCGCTCACAACACTAAAAAAGAGCGCGTTGCTTTTGGCGCGCTTTCTAACCCCTTGTTAGAGGGCGCGATTGATAAAGTGAGCGCGAAAAATTTTATCCCCCCTGACACGCTTTTAAATGCGGACAAAACCCAAGATTTGATCATCGTGCGTAAAAACGACATCATCACCGGGGTGTATGAAGAGGGGCAAATCAGCATAGAAATAAGCCTAAAAGCCCTAGAAAATGGCTCGCTCAATCAAATCATTCAAGCCAAAAATGTAGAAAGCAATAAAATTTTAAAAGCCAAAGTGTTGAGCAGCTCTAAAGTGCAAATCTTATAA
- a CDS encoding ATP-dependent helicase has product MDFAKSVLDHLNEVQKIAACHIQGPLLILAGAGSGKTKTLTSRLAYLIGVCGVPSENTLTLTFTNKASKEMQEKALKLLNNQAFIPPLLCTFHRFGLLFLRQHMSLLKRACDFSVLDSDEVKTLCKQLKISGFRANISQIKNGMMDLNTQDSECYKAYDLYQNALKKDNLVDFDDLLFLSLKILQDNEKLAKEISERYHYIMVDEYQDTNALQLEFLKRLSFTHHNLCVVGDDDQSIYGFRGADISNILNFSKHFKGAKVVKLETNYRSSAEILACANSLISHNQHRHKKTLQSFKGPHKSVVCKEYLTQKEESLDVAYQIKALLKKGENLENIAILYRLNGLSRSIEESLNALNIPYRLIGAVSFYERAEVKDALAFMHAVAKKDDRFFIRRVLNKPPRGLGKITQELIFSLLDEEDLNLEEALKLGVFKDKLNPKNEYALKKFMAMIERLREAFGISVEKFCERFLEETNLLKSYEKEDNYEEREGFVKELLSLMKEHFKTNPTHSLLDFLNESVLNVHNTENAQKVSCMSVHMSKGLEFKHVFVIGLEEGFFPHRGFNQESDLEEERRLAYVAITRAKEGLQLSYVKERSYFGRKIACLPSVFLEEAKLLQQNKPPKQDHPKNTPIKVGDLIKHKIFGTGRVLSVEKGLSGWCFKINCGGNVYDKISEKFVEKVDSGF; this is encoded by the coding sequence ATGGATTTTGCAAAAAGTGTTTTAGACCATTTGAACGAAGTGCAAAAAATCGCTGCATGCCACATTCAAGGGCCATTGTTGATTTTAGCGGGAGCTGGGAGCGGTAAGACTAAGACTTTAACGAGCCGTTTAGCGTATTTGATTGGGGTTTGTGGTGTGCCTAGCGAGAACACTTTGACGCTCACTTTCACCAATAAAGCGAGCAAGGAAATGCAAGAAAAGGCTTTGAAATTATTGAACAATCAAGCGTTTATCCCCCCTTTGCTTTGCACTTTCCATCGTTTTGGTTTGTTGTTTTTAAGACAACACATGAGCCTTTTAAAAAGGGCGTGCGATTTTTCGGTACTAGATAGCGATGAGGTGAAAACGCTGTGCAAACAGCTCAAAATTTCAGGTTTTAGAGCCAATATTTCTCAAATCAAAAACGGCATGATGGATTTAAACACGCAAGATAGCGAATGCTATAAAGCGTATGATCTCTATCAAAACGCTCTCAAAAAAGACAATTTAGTGGATTTTGACGATTTGCTTTTTTTAAGCCTTAAGATTTTGCAAGACAATGAAAAACTCGCCAAAGAGATCAGCGAGCGCTACCATTACATTATGGTAGATGAGTATCAAGACACCAACGCCTTGCAACTAGAGTTTTTAAAGAGATTGAGTTTCACGCACCATAATTTGTGCGTGGTGGGCGATGACGATCAGAGCATTTATGGTTTTAGGGGGGCGGATATTTCTAACATTTTAAATTTTTCCAAGCATTTCAAGGGGGCTAAAGTGGTGAAATTAGAAACCAACTACCGCTCTAGCGCTGAAATTTTAGCGTGCGCTAATTCCCTTATCAGCCATAACCAACACCGCCACAAAAAAACGCTCCAAAGTTTTAAAGGCCCGCATAAAAGCGTCGTTTGCAAAGAGTATTTGACGCAAAAAGAAGAGAGCTTAGATGTGGCTTATCAAATCAAAGCCCTTTTAAAGAAGGGCGAAAATTTAGAAAATATCGCTATTTTGTATCGCTTAAACGGGCTTAGCCGTAGCATTGAAGAGAGCTTAAACGCTTTGAATATCCCTTATAGGCTTATTGGGGCGGTGAGTTTCTATGAAAGAGCGGAGGTTAAAGACGCTTTGGCGTTCATGCATGCAGTGGCTAAAAAAGACGATCGCTTTTTTATTAGGCGCGTTTTAAACAAGCCCCCAAGAGGCCTTGGCAAGATCACTCAAGAATTGATTTTTTCTCTTTTAGATGAGGAGGATTTGAATCTAGAAGAAGCGCTAAAACTTGGGGTATTTAAAGACAAACTAAACCCTAAAAACGAATACGCTTTAAAGAAATTCATGGCCATGATAGAGCGATTGAGGGAGGCTTTTGGAATTTCAGTAGAGAAGTTTTGCGAGCGTTTTTTAGAAGAGACTAACCTGTTAAAAAGCTATGAAAAAGAAGACAATTACGAAGAAAGGGAGGGCTTTGTCAAAGAGCTTTTAAGTTTAATGAAAGAGCATTTTAAAACTAACCCCACGCATTCCTTACTGGATTTTTTGAATGAAAGCGTGCTGAATGTCCATAATACAGAAAACGCGCAAAAAGTGAGTTGCATGAGCGTGCATATGAGTAAGGGCTTGGAATTTAAGCATGTGTTTGTGATTGGTTTAGAAGAAGGGTTTTTCCCGCATAGGGGGTTTAATCAAGAAAGCGATCTAGAAGAAGAAAGGCGCTTGGCTTACGTGGCGATCACTAGGGCTAAAGAAGGATTGCAACTTTCTTATGTCAAAGAGCGTTCGTATTTTGGGAGGAAAATCGCCTGTTTGCCCTCTGTATTTTTAGAAGAAGCCAAGTTGCTCCAACAAAATAAACCCCCCAAACAAGATCACCCAAAAAACACGCCCATTAAAGTGGGGGATTTGATCAAGCATAAGATTTTTGGCACCGGGAGGGTTTTAAGCGTAGAAAAAGGCTTGAGCGGTTGGTGTTTTAAAATCAATTGCGGAGGGAATGTCTATGATAAAATTTCAGAAAAATTTGTAGAAAAAGTGGATAGCGGGTTTTGA
- a CDS encoding tetratricopeptide repeat protein, giving the protein MLNEEQNPQKLEESEQKGSENKTEKETPLKGIHSKIPSLKQALEQTLNKIKGSKGFFKQLLHHKKRLYIALGVLVLLLALIVILSLLLGHKKETQPTSLQATTPNAVNETPNNTNNANNAEAEGQIENLDLPDLIGKDSLKRSDENQVDAMIQKASILYEQGQKDEALHLFDKIASFSQGIASHNLGVIKFKEKDFNGALDLFDSSIASKENASVSAIDALVSAYYLQDADLYYHYLKIARDTLYKDYKKSFYSYAYALKSYYAEEYFEALSPLMHPNSNAFLKPNARLASKLFLMFKDEANAYKQLQKSADIQDELSLGLLQARLGNYKQALEHLQHYLHNYPKDLNALMALELVGLKMGDILKASEALKLASHTKEDSELANSFYPIKPTINPIFLDKEKAKERFWNTQYFEGKRDFIYRLLFYYAPFKVLDSKETLGVIEEGLFLLDSDTQKDLEGASLAFKRGRLMAIADKNALKGLKELEKKRLKKALSFFNLSLKNSPNNALLHYNAGLIYAQLEDYHKAYFHFLRAFHLNSADYLSAIFAILASHFTHEDTTEFLREITESFYSQDFSSPTQKALLSSLIAYLNYRTNWDMDWLKNAPKKLPFYYALEAVFAKESKDKKLMVQSFGNLKKMLPKDLISNIFYEIVSYYDASIRHTLSIYTLLDSHKISWDQTMLGPILGRNFYAYMGFMVNDLDHQEKLLEQKIASLEEGEAPNDWLDNLALVSLFQGKYEKASALYQNLIDGLKDNEARLKILASLTYIAQKNYDSAALWLELGKLDEPNNENIRYALGLLYQRKGDLKSALNHFLAIKTSDFFSPYFDFEIDTNLLKERLNQEQKSEFLE; this is encoded by the coding sequence GTGCTGAATGAAGAGCAAAACCCTCAAAAATTAGAAGAATCAGAGCAAAAAGGGAGTGAAAACAAGACTGAAAAAGAAACCCCCCTAAAGGGCATTCATTCTAAAATCCCCTCTTTGAAGCAGGCTTTAGAACAAACCCTTAACAAAATCAAAGGCTCTAAAGGGTTTTTCAAACAACTTTTGCACCATAAAAAAAGGCTTTATATCGCGCTTGGGGTTTTAGTGTTACTCCTTGCGCTCATTGTAATTTTGAGCTTGTTGCTAGGGCATAAAAAAGAAACCCAACCCACTTCCTTGCAAGCCACTACCCCTAACGCCGTTAATGAAACGCCCAATAACACCAATAACGCTAACAATGCAGAAGCCGAGGGGCAAATAGAGAATTTGGATTTGCCTGATTTAATCGGTAAAGACTCCCTTAAAAGAAGCGATGAAAATCAAGTGGATGCGATGATACAAAAAGCGAGTATTTTGTATGAGCAAGGGCAAAAAGATGAAGCCTTGCATTTGTTTGATAAAATCGCTTCTTTTTCGCAAGGGATTGCAAGCCACAATCTAGGGGTGATCAAGTTTAAAGAAAAGGATTTTAACGGGGCGTTGGATTTGTTTGATTCCAGTATCGCTTCTAAAGAAAACGCGAGCGTGAGCGCGATTGATGCGTTAGTGAGCGCGTATTATTTGCAAGATGCGGATTTGTATTATCATTATTTAAAGATTGCCAGAGACACTTTGTATAAAGATTACAAAAAGTCCTTTTATTCCTACGCTTACGCACTCAAATCCTATTACGCTGAAGAGTATTTTGAAGCACTCTCGCCCTTAATGCACCCTAATTCCAACGCTTTTTTAAAGCCTAACGCGCGCTTAGCGTCTAAATTGTTTTTGATGTTTAAGGATGAAGCTAACGCTTATAAACAATTGCAAAAAAGCGCAGACATTCAAGATGAGCTTTCTTTAGGGCTTTTGCAGGCTCGTTTGGGCAATTACAAGCAGGCTTTGGAGCATTTGCAGCATTATTTGCACAACTACCCTAAAGATTTAAACGCTTTAATGGCTTTGGAGTTAGTGGGTTTGAAAATGGGCGATATTCTTAAAGCGAGCGAAGCCTTAAAACTAGCCAGCCACACCAAAGAAGATAGCGAATTAGCCAACTCTTTTTACCCCATCAAGCCTACCATCAACCCTATTTTTTTAGACAAAGAAAAAGCCAAAGAGCGTTTTTGGAACACGCAATATTTTGAAGGCAAAAGGGATTTTATCTATCGTTTGTTATTTTATTACGCCCCTTTTAAGGTTTTGGACTCTAAAGAAACCTTAGGCGTGATTGAAGAGGGGCTGTTTCTTTTGGATTCTGACACGCAAAAGGATTTAGAAGGGGCTAGCCTTGCTTTTAAAAGGGGGCGTTTGATGGCGATAGCGGATAAAAACGCGCTCAAAGGGTTGAAAGAATTAGAAAAGAAACGCTTAAAAAAAGCCCTTTCTTTTTTCAATTTATCTTTAAAAAATAGCCCCAATAACGCGCTGCTTCATTATAATGCGGGCTTGATTTATGCGCAATTAGAGGATTATCATAAGGCCTATTTCCATTTTTTAAGGGCTTTTCATTTGAATTCTGCGGATTATTTGAGCGCGATTTTTGCCATTTTGGCCTCGCATTTCACCCACGAAGACACCACGGAGTTTTTAAGAGAAATCACTGAGAGTTTTTATAGCCAGGATTTTTCTAGCCCCACGCAAAAAGCTTTACTATCTTCACTCATCGCTTATTTGAATTACCGCACGAATTGGGATATGGACTGGCTTAAAAACGCCCCTAAAAAACTCCCTTTTTATTACGCTCTAGAAGCGGTTTTTGCTAAAGAGAGCAAGGATAAAAAATTGATGGTCCAATCTTTTGGGAATTTAAAAAAAATGCTCCCTAAAGATCTCATCTCTAATATTTTTTATGAAATCGTCTCGTATTACGATGCGAGCATTCGGCACACCTTGAGTATTTACACCCTTTTAGATTCGCATAAAATCAGCTGGGATCAAACCATGTTAGGGCCTATTTTGGGGCGTAATTTCTACGCTTACATGGGGTTTATGGTCAATGATTTAGATCATCAAGAAAAATTACTGGAGCAAAAAATCGCCAGTTTAGAAGAGGGCGAAGCCCCTAACGATTGGCTGGACAATTTAGCACTAGTGAGTTTGTTTCAAGGCAAGTATGAAAAAGCGAGCGCGTTGTATCAAAATCTCATTGATGGGCTTAAGGATAATGAAGCACGTTTAAAAATCTTGGCTAGTTTAACTTATATCGCGCAAAAGAATTACGATAGCGCGGCTTTATGGCTAGAGCTTGGGAAGTTAGATGAGCCCAATAATGAAAATATCCGTTACGCTTTAGGGTTGTTGTATCAAAGAAAAGGGGATCTGAAATCAGCGTTAAACCATTTTCTAGCCATTAAAACCTCTGATTTTTTTTCGCCTTATTTTGATTTTGAAATTGATACCAACCTTTTAAAAGAGCGTTTGAACCAAGAACAAAAGAGCGAGTTTTTAGAATAA